Proteins encoded in a region of the Leguminivora glycinivorella isolate SPB_JAAS2020 chromosome 23, LegGlyc_1.1, whole genome shotgun sequence genome:
- the LOC125238432 gene encoding uncharacterized protein LOC125238432 isoform X4 translates to MVNTNWSILMDMATILDILNEDCWRVVLDLLPTADIIRSERVCRSWQHVIFRYLQVVGISIEYPWYGHKVSRNQRIVKMEEDDPEKFKILTRKWGSCIKKTDCVNEDSLTIIRKNCPDLEDVTFYGLQEDALLSGSTKSFKRLKRVHFRGCDSHVHLLLDKLSRLEDLCLRWEKRMELEDDWAESIGRLRLRYLDVSFNPNVTDEWLEKASCGFERLKELNLEGCLGISGLGAKAACSVAGPSLQGLHLGSNVKINDASVEDIVRACPNLVWINLSYCHGVTEDIVARLGKARSVCDRKMRLILQDSAVEGLEKDKYPWLILDFGD, encoded by the exons ATGGTTAATACAAACTGGTCAATACTAATG GATATGGCTACTATACTGGACATATTAAATGAAGACTGTTGGCGGGTTGTACTGGACTTGCTGCCCACTGCAGACATCATAAGATCTGAGCGGGTCTGCCGAAGTTGGCAACATGTAATATTCCGGTACCTTCAAG TTGTTGGTATAAGCATAGAATATCCCTGGTATGGCCACAAGGTTTCTCGTAACCAACGCATAGTAAagatggaggaagatgatccgGAGAAGTTTAAGATATTAACGAGGAAATGGGGCTCATGCATCAAGAAAACGGATTGTGTTAATGAAGACAGTTTGACAATTATTAGGAAGAATTGTCCCGACTTAGAAGATGTTACG TTTTACGGATTACAAGAAGACGCCTTATTAAGTGGATCAACAAAGTCATTCAAGAGACTGAAACGAGTGCACTTCAGAGGCTGCGATTCT CATGTCcatttattgttggataagcTCTCCCGATTGGAGGATTTGTGTTTGCGTTGGGAGAAGAGGATGGAATTGGAAGATGATTGGGCTGAGTCTATTGGACGGCTGAGGTTACGATATTTGGATGTGAGTTTCAACCCTAATGTGACGGATGAGTGGCTGGAGAAGGCCTCTTGTGGCTTTGAACGGCTCAAAGAATTAAATTTAGAAGGCTGTTTAG GTATATCGGGACTCGGGGCAAaagcggcgtgcagcgtggcggGACCGTCGCTTCAGGGGCTACACCTCGGCTCCAATGTTAAAATAAACGATGCATCCGTAGAAGATATCGTCCGAGCTTGTCCCAACCTCGTG TGGATCAACTTGTCTTACTGCCACGGCGTAACGGAAGACATCGTGGCTCGGTTAGGGAAAGCGCGCAGCGTTTGTGACAGAAAGATGCGGCTCATACTCCAAGACTCCGCGGTAGAGGGACTTGAAAAG GATAAGTACCCATGGCTGATCTTGGACTTTGGAGACTGA
- the LOC125238432 gene encoding F-box/LRR-repeat protein 7-like isoform X3: MVNTNWSILMDMATILDILNEDCWRVVLDLLPTADIIRSERVCRSWQHVIFRYLQVVGISIEYPWYGHKVSRNQRIVKMEEDDPEKFKILTRKWGSCIKKTDCVNEDSLTIIRKNCPDLEDVTFYGLQEDALLSGSTKSFKRLKRVHFRGCDSLTDACVKHWLVTYNIEELIVWGAEDLTGKCLLTPHSSKLKGLCFKECEALDYRHLLSATKHLTDLKKLVLVYVPQPIFQHVHLLLDKLSRLEDLCLRWEKRMELEDDWAESIGRLRLRYLDVSFNPNVTDEWLEKASCGFERLKELNLEGCLGISGLGAKAACSVAGPSLQGLHLGSNVKINDASVEDIVRACPNLVWINLSYCHGVTEDIVARLGKARSVCDRKMRLILQDSAVEGLEKDKYPWLILDFGD, translated from the exons ATGGTTAATACAAACTGGTCAATACTAATG GATATGGCTACTATACTGGACATATTAAATGAAGACTGTTGGCGGGTTGTACTGGACTTGCTGCCCACTGCAGACATCATAAGATCTGAGCGGGTCTGCCGAAGTTGGCAACATGTAATATTCCGGTACCTTCAAG TTGTTGGTATAAGCATAGAATATCCCTGGTATGGCCACAAGGTTTCTCGTAACCAACGCATAGTAAagatggaggaagatgatccgGAGAAGTTTAAGATATTAACGAGGAAATGGGGCTCATGCATCAAGAAAACGGATTGTGTTAATGAAGACAGTTTGACAATTATTAGGAAGAATTGTCCCGACTTAGAAGATGTTACG TTTTACGGATTACAAGAAGACGCCTTATTAAGTGGATCAACAAAGTCATTCAAGAGACTGAAACGAGTGCACTTCAGAGGCTGCGATTCT TTGACAGATGCATGCGTGAAGCATTGGCTGGTGACCTACAACATCGAAGAGCTAATTGTATGGGGCGCTGAAGATTTGACTggaaaatgtttattaactccGCACTCTTCAAAACTAAAGGGTCTATGCTTTAAAGAGTGTGAAGCCTTGGATTACCGTCATCTGCTCTCTGCTACAAAACACCTAACAGATTTAAAGAAGTTGGTACTGGTTTATGTTCCTCAACCGATCTTTCAGCATGTCcatttattgttggataagcTCTCCCGATTGGAGGATTTGTGTTTGCGTTGGGAGAAGAGGATGGAATTGGAAGATGATTGGGCTGAGTCTATTGGACGGCTGAGGTTACGATATTTGGATGTGAGTTTCAACCCTAATGTGACGGATGAGTGGCTGGAGAAGGCCTCTTGTGGCTTTGAACGGCTCAAAGAATTAAATTTAGAAGGCTGTTTAG GTATATCGGGACTCGGGGCAAaagcggcgtgcagcgtggcggGACCGTCGCTTCAGGGGCTACACCTCGGCTCCAATGTTAAAATAAACGATGCATCCGTAGAAGATATCGTCCGAGCTTGTCCCAACCTCGTG TGGATCAACTTGTCTTACTGCCACGGCGTAACGGAAGACATCGTGGCTCGGTTAGGGAAAGCGCGCAGCGTTTGTGACAGAAAGATGCGGCTCATACTCCAAGACTCCGCGGTAGAGGGACTTGAAAAG GATAAGTACCCATGGCTGATCTTGGACTTTGGAGACTGA
- the LOC125238433 gene encoding F-box/LRR-repeat protein 16-like: MSTILDVLNEDCWHYILDWLHTDDIIRSERVSKEWRDVIYRYLQGVGISIEYDTRPELWYGQNHNLSHSYRILRIEGDNPEVLKNLVRKWGSCIKKSDCLDSTMDVLTKNCPNLKDVTFHGVQSDNLATASSKVFKKLKRVHFKGCNDLTDKCVRQWLASYNLEELVIWEADDVTGRFLISEHSEKLKHLSFKDCKTLDYCHLFSAVTHLKKLNKLELILANKEVYLNVHKLLDQLPDLEDLCMRWEKMELRYEWAAAVGRLRLRRLDLSFNPNVNDELLEKASCGFGRLEELLLMRCEGITGAGVRTACSAAGAALRGLQLGSNTQLENEYVVDIVRACPNLVWIDLSFCHGITNYIVGEVANARTARAKKLQLIAECTYVDEVEEGMFPWLEVEFGDNYLSKNYSYPCNTKK, translated from the exons ATGTCTACTATACTGGATGTGTTGAATGAAGACTGCTGGCACTACATATTGGATTGGCTGCACACAGATGACATTATCAGGTCCGAGCGAGTGAGCAAGGAATGGCGAGATGTAATATATCGGTACCTACAGG GTGTTGGTATCAGCATAGAATATGATACTCGTCCCGAGCTCTGGTACGGCCAGAACCACAACCTGTCTCACTCGTACCGCATACTGAGGATAGAGGGGGACAATCCCGAAGTGCTAAAGAACTTGGTGCGGAAGTGGGGTTCGTGCATCAAGAAATCGGATTGTTTGGACAGCACTATGGATGTGTTGACGAAAAACTGTCCGAATTTAAAAGATGTTACA TTTCACGGCGTACAAAGTGACAACTTAGCAACGGCATCATCGAAAGTGTTCAAAAAGCTAAAACGAGTACATTTCAAAGGATGCAACGAC TTGACAGATAAATGCGTCAGGCAGTGGCTGGCGAGTTACAACCTAGAGGAGCTAGTGATCTGGGAAGCCGATGATGTTACAGGAAGATTTCTAATATCTGAACACTCGGAGAAACTCAAGCATCTGTCCTTCAAAGACTGTAAGACTTTGGACTACTGTCACCTCTTCTCTGCTGTCACACACCTTAAGAAGTTAAACAAGTTGGAGTTGATATTAGCGAATAAAGAGGTTTACCTTAATGTGCACAAGCTATTGGACCAGTTACCAGATTTGGAGGACTTGTGTATGCGATGGGAGAAAATGGAGTTAAGGTATGAGTGGGCGGCGGCGGTGGGGCGGTTAAGGCTGAGAAGGTTGGACCTGAGCTTTAACCCTAATGTGAATGATGAGTTGTTGGAGAAGGCTAGTTGCGGGTTCGGACGGCTTGAGGAATTGCTTTTGATGCGATGTGAAG GCATCACCGGCGCCGGGGTAAGAACGGCATGCAGTGCGGCGGGCGCGGCGCTGCGGGGCTTACAACTGGGCTCCAATACTCAGTTGGAAAATGAATACGTCGTGGATATTGTACGGGCTTGCCCCAACCTTGTA TGGATAGACCTGTCCTTCTGTCACGGTATAACGAACTACATCGTGGGAGAGGTGGCAAATGCGCGCACAGCCCGCGCCAAGAAGTTACAGCTTATAGCCGAGTGCACATACGTAGATGAGGTTGAGGAG GGTATGTTCCCATGGCTGGAGGTCGAATTCGGGGACAACTACCTATCCAAGAATTACTCCTATCCATGTAATACCAAAAAGTGA
- the LOC125238432 gene encoding uncharacterized protein LOC125238432 isoform X2, with product MATILDILNEDCWRVVLDLLPTADIIRSERVCRSWQHVIFRYLQVVGISIEYPWYGHKVSRNQRIVKMEEDDPEKFKILTRKWGSCIKKTDCVNEDSLTIIRKNCPDLEDVTFYGLQEDALLSGSTKSFKRLKRVHFRGCDSVRINPSYYVKTSRFKHYFAFCGLYCFILKAYFGTCCMNKKQLTDACVKHWLVTYNIEELIVWGAEDLTGKCLLTPHSSKLKGLCFKECEALDYRHLLSATKHLTDLKKLVLVYVPQPIFQHVHLLLDKLSRLEDLCLRWEKRMELEDDWAESIGRLRLRYLDVSFNPNVTDEWLEKASCGFERLKELNLEGCLGISGLGAKAACSVAGPSLQGLHLGSNVKINDASVEDIVRACPNLVWINLSYCHGVTEDIVARLGKARSVCDRKMRLILQDSAVEGLEKDKYPWLILDFGD from the exons ATGGCTACTATACTGGACATATTAAATGAAGACTGTTGGCGGGTTGTACTGGACTTGCTGCCCACTGCAGACATCATAAGATCTGAGCGGGTCTGCCGAAGTTGGCAACATGTAATATTCCGGTACCTTCAAG TTGTTGGTATAAGCATAGAATATCCCTGGTATGGCCACAAGGTTTCTCGTAACCAACGCATAGTAAagatggaggaagatgatccgGAGAAGTTTAAGATATTAACGAGGAAATGGGGCTCATGCATCAAGAAAACGGATTGTGTTAATGAAGACAGTTTGACAATTATTAGGAAGAATTGTCCCGACTTAGAAGATGTTACG TTTTACGGATTACAAGAAGACGCCTTATTAAGTGGATCAACAAAGTCATTCAAGAGACTGAAACGAGTGCACTTCAGAGGCTGCGATTCTGTAAGAATAAATCCTTCATATTACGTTAAAACATCAAGATTCAAACACTACTTTGCTTTTTGTGGTCTCTACTGCTTTATACTCAAGGCTTATTTTGGTACATGTTGTATGAATAAAAAACAGTTGACAGATGCATGCGTGAAGCATTGGCTGGTGACCTACAACATCGAAGAGCTAATTGTATGGGGCGCTGAAGATTTGACTggaaaatgtttattaactccGCACTCTTCAAAACTAAAGGGTCTATGCTTTAAAGAGTGTGAAGCCTTGGATTACCGTCATCTGCTCTCTGCTACAAAACACCTAACAGATTTAAAGAAGTTGGTACTGGTTTATGTTCCTCAACCGATCTTTCAGCATGTCcatttattgttggataagcTCTCCCGATTGGAGGATTTGTGTTTGCGTTGGGAGAAGAGGATGGAATTGGAAGATGATTGGGCTGAGTCTATTGGACGGCTGAGGTTACGATATTTGGATGTGAGTTTCAACCCTAATGTGACGGATGAGTGGCTGGAGAAGGCCTCTTGTGGCTTTGAACGGCTCAAAGAATTAAATTTAGAAGGCTGTTTAG GTATATCGGGACTCGGGGCAAaagcggcgtgcagcgtggcggGACCGTCGCTTCAGGGGCTACACCTCGGCTCCAATGTTAAAATAAACGATGCATCCGTAGAAGATATCGTCCGAGCTTGTCCCAACCTCGTG TGGATCAACTTGTCTTACTGCCACGGCGTAACGGAAGACATCGTGGCTCGGTTAGGGAAAGCGCGCAGCGTTTGTGACAGAAAGATGCGGCTCATACTCCAAGACTCCGCGGTAGAGGGACTTGAAAAG GATAAGTACCCATGGCTGATCTTGGACTTTGGAGACTGA
- the LOC125238432 gene encoding uncharacterized protein LOC125238432 isoform X1 codes for MVNTNWSILMDMATILDILNEDCWRVVLDLLPTADIIRSERVCRSWQHVIFRYLQVVGISIEYPWYGHKVSRNQRIVKMEEDDPEKFKILTRKWGSCIKKTDCVNEDSLTIIRKNCPDLEDVTFYGLQEDALLSGSTKSFKRLKRVHFRGCDSVRINPSYYVKTSRFKHYFAFCGLYCFILKAYFGTCCMNKKQLTDACVKHWLVTYNIEELIVWGAEDLTGKCLLTPHSSKLKGLCFKECEALDYRHLLSATKHLTDLKKLVLVYVPQPIFQHVHLLLDKLSRLEDLCLRWEKRMELEDDWAESIGRLRLRYLDVSFNPNVTDEWLEKASCGFERLKELNLEGCLGISGLGAKAACSVAGPSLQGLHLGSNVKINDASVEDIVRACPNLVWINLSYCHGVTEDIVARLGKARSVCDRKMRLILQDSAVEGLEKDKYPWLILDFGD; via the exons ATGGTTAATACAAACTGGTCAATACTAATG GATATGGCTACTATACTGGACATATTAAATGAAGACTGTTGGCGGGTTGTACTGGACTTGCTGCCCACTGCAGACATCATAAGATCTGAGCGGGTCTGCCGAAGTTGGCAACATGTAATATTCCGGTACCTTCAAG TTGTTGGTATAAGCATAGAATATCCCTGGTATGGCCACAAGGTTTCTCGTAACCAACGCATAGTAAagatggaggaagatgatccgGAGAAGTTTAAGATATTAACGAGGAAATGGGGCTCATGCATCAAGAAAACGGATTGTGTTAATGAAGACAGTTTGACAATTATTAGGAAGAATTGTCCCGACTTAGAAGATGTTACG TTTTACGGATTACAAGAAGACGCCTTATTAAGTGGATCAACAAAGTCATTCAAGAGACTGAAACGAGTGCACTTCAGAGGCTGCGATTCTGTAAGAATAAATCCTTCATATTACGTTAAAACATCAAGATTCAAACACTACTTTGCTTTTTGTGGTCTCTACTGCTTTATACTCAAGGCTTATTTTGGTACATGTTGTATGAATAAAAAACAGTTGACAGATGCATGCGTGAAGCATTGGCTGGTGACCTACAACATCGAAGAGCTAATTGTATGGGGCGCTGAAGATTTGACTggaaaatgtttattaactccGCACTCTTCAAAACTAAAGGGTCTATGCTTTAAAGAGTGTGAAGCCTTGGATTACCGTCATCTGCTCTCTGCTACAAAACACCTAACAGATTTAAAGAAGTTGGTACTGGTTTATGTTCCTCAACCGATCTTTCAGCATGTCcatttattgttggataagcTCTCCCGATTGGAGGATTTGTGTTTGCGTTGGGAGAAGAGGATGGAATTGGAAGATGATTGGGCTGAGTCTATTGGACGGCTGAGGTTACGATATTTGGATGTGAGTTTCAACCCTAATGTGACGGATGAGTGGCTGGAGAAGGCCTCTTGTGGCTTTGAACGGCTCAAAGAATTAAATTTAGAAGGCTGTTTAG GTATATCGGGACTCGGGGCAAaagcggcgtgcagcgtggcggGACCGTCGCTTCAGGGGCTACACCTCGGCTCCAATGTTAAAATAAACGATGCATCCGTAGAAGATATCGTCCGAGCTTGTCCCAACCTCGTG TGGATCAACTTGTCTTACTGCCACGGCGTAACGGAAGACATCGTGGCTCGGTTAGGGAAAGCGCGCAGCGTTTGTGACAGAAAGATGCGGCTCATACTCCAAGACTCCGCGGTAGAGGGACTTGAAAAG GATAAGTACCCATGGCTGATCTTGGACTTTGGAGACTGA